The genomic stretch GTCTCGGCGACGTCGGCCGCGCTGGCGACGTCACCCTGGAACAGCGGGGTGTCCGTGACGCCCGCGCGTTCGTCGAACTTCGTGCTGGTCGCGCCGGGGCAGAGTGCCGTGACGGTGACGCCCGTGCCGTCGAGTTCTTCGCTGATGGCTTCGGAGAAGGAGAGCACGTAGGCCTTCGTCGCGTAATAGACGGCCATGAAAGGCCCGGGCTGGAAGGCCGCGGTCGAGGCGACGTTGAGCACGCGGCCGTGACCCCGCTCGACCATCCCCGGGAGGAAGCGTTTGGTTAGCTCGGTCAACGCCGTCACGTTCACCTGAATCTCGTCGAGTTCGCGGCCGAGGTCGGTCTCGGTGAAGGGACCGTTCGTCCCGAAGCCCGCGTTGTTGACGAGCACGTCGACGGTGATACCCCGCTCGTCGAGTGCCGCTTGAATCTCGCCCGGCGACTCCGGGCGCGCGAGGTCTTTGACGACGACGGTGACGCCGATGCCGTGCTCGCGCTGGAGCATCTCACCCAGTTCGCGCAGTTTGT from Halogranum gelatinilyticum encodes the following:
- a CDS encoding SDR family NAD(P)-dependent oxidoreductase; the encoded protein is MSQTGDSDVGVALVTGASSGIGWELSKLFAADGYDLVLVARSEDKLRELGEMLQREHGIGVTVVVKDLARPESPGEIQAALDERGITVDVLVNNAGFGTNGPFTETDLGRELDEIQVNVTALTELTKRFLPGMVERGHGRVLNVASTAAFQPGPFMAVYYATKAYVLSFSEAISEELDGTGVTVTALCPGATSTKFDERAGVTDTPLFQGDVASAADVAETGYRATMQGKPVVVHGWKNKLLTLAVRFSPRSTIRKVVKRMNTA